TCTTCACGCTGTTTAAGCGTTTTTCCAGGCGCGTGGAATTCTGTTGCAAACCGCTGAGTTCTTTTTCCAGCTCCATCAATTCCTGTTGCGCTTCACCTTCCCGAACCTTGCTTGTGTCAAGCTGCTTGGAAAGCCGTTCAATGCGATTCTGGATTTCTTTCAGATTCTGGCGTTGGCGATCGATATCGTCGGCCCTTGCAGGCCATACAAGACACAATAGCAAAAACAAAACGCCAAACGGCATGCCTGAAACAGCGGTTTTTGTGAATAACCTCATGCTCAAATCCTGACGAACTTTCGTAGAGAAAGTACGCTACCGGTAAAACCGAGGACCAGGCCACAGATCGCGATCGCTCCTTGCTGATAGGCCGAAAGGAAAAGAATACCATCGGCACCGGCCACCATCAGGACACCATAAAGGCCTTCGCGTAAGACCAGCGTAAACACGCTCCAGACGCCGAACAGCGCCAGCAGGCCACCGAAAAGGCCTTGCAAAGCACCTTCCAGCAGAAACGGCATCTTGATAAAAAGAGGTGTGCCACCAACAAGAGTCATGATTTCAATCTCTTCACGGCGGGCATACAGGGTCAGCTTAATGGTGTTCGAAACGATAAACAACGCGGCAAACAACAAAAAACCTCCAAATACGACGCCGGCCACTTTCAAGAGACCGACAAAGGCATCAAAACGTTCAAGCCAGTCCGGCTCATAACTTACATCCGCCAATTCCGGAATCTGCCTAAGCCTTTCGACCACGGTCTCGACGCCGATCTGACTGCGACTTTCCTCATTAAGCACAACTTCCAGGGAAGCCGGCAAAAAATCCCTGCCGACGCCATCCAGCAGATCGGCATCCTCCCCGAGGCGCTGCTCAAAACGCCTGAAGGCTTCGTCGCGTGACACAAAATCGACCTGCTGGACCTCTTCCATGCCCTCGAGCATCGTCCGCCAGTCGGTGATTTTATCCTTATCCGGGACACGATCAAAATAGGCGACAACCTGAATTTCGCGGCCCCACTGTTCGGCAACCTGCTGAACATTAATGACCACAATGGCAAAAAAGCCCATAATCATAAGGGCTACGGCCACAGTACCGATAGCAGCACTGCACAAAACAGGGGTCTGCTTGAGATTTCGACCGACCCTGCGGATAAAATAGCCGAGAGATTGCAGCACAATTCTATTCCTTCAAAACAAAGTAACGATCAAAAAGGATTACAGGAAGCGTTGTTGCGGGAAAACAGAAAAATCAGGCATGATTTTCTCTGGATCACCCATCACCCATGAGGCAATACGGATTATATGCGGCACACTGTACAGGTTGAGGTATCAGTGCAGTAAAGCTGTGCCGCGTTCGGCAAAGCACACACCTTTGGTCACAAGATACCATGCCGACAGGTGTCTTGAAATACCGGGCCGCAAAGGGTCAAGGCATTTGATCGTCCACCAAACGCCCCTTGTCCAGAGACACGATGCGCCGCGGATAACGTCGAATGATTTCCCTGTCATGCGTTGCAAGCAGTACGGTTGTCCCCCGGGCATTGGCCCCTTTGAAAAGTTCCATAATTTCGCAGGCAACGTCGTCGTCGAGGTTTCCAGTCGGTTCATCAGCGATCAGAATCAACGGATCCGTGACCAGAGCGCGGGCGATGGCCGCTCTTTGCTGTTCCCCCCCGGAAAGCTGCAAGGGAAAACGATGAAGTTTGCCCTGCAACCCGACATGTTTGAGAGCCTGATAGACTTTATTGCTGATCTCGTAACGTTTTTTTCCCTGGACTTCAAGGGGAAACGCGACATTTTCAAACAAGGTACGCGTAGAAATAAGTTTAAAATCCTGAAAAACGATGCCGAGCTTTCGACGCAGCATGGGGATACGCCACGAACGCATGCGCGTGATATTCATGCCGTTCACCAATATCTGGCCACGGGTGGGTTTTTCGGCACCGTATAGCAGCTTTAACAGGGTGGATTTACCGGCACCGGAAGGACCGGTCAAATAAAGAAAGTCGCCCTTGGGGATTTTAAGACTGAAATCAGTCAGGGCGGTGGCATCCTTTTGGTAAGACATGCAGACATTGTAAAGTTGAATCATATGCTCTCTACCAGTCGCGATAAGGTACGCCGTTGAGTCCGACAAGATCGCTGCCACTGTGCACGTCGAATACGGCACCGGTATCACCGACGACAGGATCAAGCACTTCCGGAGGTATGGTGTACCATGTTTCCGCACTTCTGGTAAAGGGGTCCTTGGGGATACTTCTCAGATATCGTTTATCGACAAGCGCCTCGAGAGTATCCGGGTATTTGCGCTGGTCGGCGTAAAAGGCATCGATGGCCTTGCGCATCTGGTAGAGGTTTTCACTCAGCACGGACTCCCTGGCTCTTATGAGGTTACGCTGATAATGGGGCAGAGAGATACTCGCAAGTATGGCGACTATTGTCATGACGATCATGAGTTCGATAAGCGTAAAGCCGGCACTGCCCCCCCACCCTTTTGCGCATTTGGGCGCCATCGACTCACCAGCTGCTATAAATCGTGCCATCGAGTGCCGTCTGTTCGCTTTGAGAGTAGATATCATAGACATCCTTACCATCCCAGGTGCTCGAATCCGGGGCATCCCGGTATCCCCGCAGCCCCCATCCCAACCCCTCATCGAAGGGGTCGCGAGGCAATTTTCGAAGATATTTTCGAGGAAAATCGTAGAGGCCCTTCCAATCCTTGCCTTCGACCAGTACGTCAAGGCTGGCCGGATAACCGGTCTGATCCGCTTCTGCAATGATATGGTTATCTTTGACCGCCTGGTCGTAATCCTCCTTGTACTGATCGATGGCCATCCGCATGACCCTCAAGGCACGTCGCAACTCCATTTCCCGCGTCCGCTTAACGGTGACTTCGGCCAAAGGCAGCACAGCCGTCACCAGAATGCCGAGTATGGCCACTGTAACGACGACCTCGATCAAAGTGAAACCGTGCGCATAAGACAACAGGCGGTTTTTATTGTTTCCCATTTATTCCATCTCGATCGTCAAAGGAGTGGCCGTGCAGGCGTCACTCAGCCCCTGCCCGGTATTTACCGTGCAATCGTCGAGCGAAAACACAAGGCTCCCCTCGCCAATGGTCTTGAATTCCACAATGGCGACAGGGCCTTCCCCTGATACGCCGCTTTTCCCCACCTCACGCTGCACATCAATGACCACCTCTTCGAAACCATCGGAAGCCGACATGGTGGCATGACTCTCCTGCCCCTGCGTGCCCATCAAAGCGCCCGGGACAACCCCGACCGGCTGAACCAGAGCCGAGGGATAGCGCAAAGCAAACCGCGCTGACAGAAGGCTCCGTATCCCCATCGCCGACACTTGCAGAGCAAAGGACCGCTCCGGAGCCACTGTTTCCGGGCCGGAAAGTTGAAACTCATGAGGCCGCGTGGAATCCTTCGGCCCCGCCTCCGTCTTGCTCGGCTCAGACGTTTCGGCCGGGTCTTCATCCGTAAAGCGAGCAAATCGCGCACCCGGAGCGAGATCGTCCTCGCCACCCGACCATATGGTCGCCACATCCGGCCTCGGCATATCGACGCTGCGTACGATATGCGGAGTAATGGAAAGCAGGATTTCACTCTTGTTTTTTTCCTTGCTGCGGCCGGTGAAAAGATGACCGATAATCGGGATGCTGCCGATAAAGGGCAAGGTATCCCGTGTGTCGGACAGGTCATTACGTATCAGACCGCCGATAATTGTACGTTCGCCATCCTTCAAAATGAGCGAGGAACCGGCATTGGTGGTTGAAATACGCAGTGCCGAGCCGCCACCGGCAATCTCTTCCTTTTCCAGAATGCTGCTGACCTCCAGGGTGAGTTTGGTGACGATGGTATCGTCGAGCTGAATATTGGGTTCGACATCGAGCTTGACCCCGACATCGATATACTGGACATTGGTGGAGGTGACATCCCCGGTGGTGGTGCTGATATTGGTCGTGACGATCGGCTCCTTGGTGCCGATATGCACTTTGGCCTTTTCGCGATTTTTAACCCGGATTTTCGGATTGGCCAGGATTTCGCTGTCAATCAGTGTCTTGGCGAAATCGAAGGTCGCGGTCGGCAGGGTATAGAAGGATTCGAGACGGCTGAAACTTCTTACCAGGGTATCTGTCGTGCCTCCCGCCGCCAGGGTATCGCTCACCAGGTTAGTCACGACATTGCCATCGGTATCGAGGATCGTTCGCCCCATACCGGCACTGATGGAATAGGAACTGAGTTTCGGCCCGATATCCAGCAAATCGCGATGACTGACCTCGACCAGTTCGAGATCGAAAACAACCTCCGAATCGTTACGGTCGGAAGCCTCCAATATCTGCCTGGCCAGCTCGATGACCTCGGGTTTATCACGCATGACAATCGCGTTAAGTTCATCATGCACATATATTTTTCGCGTTTGCAGTATGGTCCGCAACAGATTCACAGCCTTTTTGGCTTCAATATGCGACAAATAAAATACCTGTATAATCCGGTCCTCGTATTGCTTTTCCTTTTCCTTGGTTCGGGGATAGACAAGAATGGTCTGGCTATTGAGAACCCGCTTGCCCAAACCGTTGAGTTTGAGCAAAAGATCGAGCACTTGAGCGAAGGAGGCTTTTTTAAGCAACAGGGAAACAGGGCGCGGATTTATATCCTCATCCAGAATAAAATGAATCCCGGACAACTGGCTCAAAACTGCAAAGGCCTGGTGCAAATCCATCTCGGCGAATTGAAGACTCAAAGGTTCACGTGAACTCAAAGCCAACTCGTAACCATCCATGATGGTCTGACTGGCCAATTCCACCTGGCGCAAAAGATCTTGGGCACCGGGATCGGATGGCATCAGATGCAGTGCTTTTCTCAGGTTGGCTTTTGCCTGACCGTATTTTCCCTTTTCGTAGAATTCCTCCGCTTCGGCTACGAGCTGTTGCGCCTCTACCCGAGCCTGAAGCTCCCTCAATCTCTGCACCGCAACCGCAAGATTGCCATCGAGGGTTACCGCCTGACGGTATTCCGCAGCCGCCAGGGAAATCTCGTTTTCCGCGGCCAGCTGATTTCCCCTTTCGTAATGCTGCAATGCCGATCGATTCCGGGCTTTAAGCCATTTCAGACGATATTCGTGTCGTTCCGGCTCGGCAGCAACCGCCGCGGCATACTGCTCCATGGCAAGGTCGTATTTGCCCTGTTGAAAGAATCTGTCCCCGGCATTGAAGGCCTGCTTCCCTGCACAACCTGCCAATACAAGTATCAGCACCAACAACAAACCGGATTGCTTTATCGCTTTATTCATCGGGTTCGCCATCAATAGGCACCTCCTCCTCTGAAGCCTCGGTCTGGAGCGGGATCCCGGCAGGTTGCGTTGCATCAGGTTCGATGCGTATCCCGTTGCCGGTGCCAGGTCCGGGTAACACCGAAACAGGGGGTTCCGCTGCCGGGATCTGCATGCTGGCATCCTCCTCATCGTATTTTACGGTCAGATACTGCGCGGATATGTTCAGTAATCGATAGCGATTCTCGGGGCCGAAAAGCTCCCCTGCAGCAACCACAAAAACCTCTCCCTCAAGGGACAAAAAAGCTTTTTGTCCCCCCTCGTGGCGCAATACCCCCAGGAACACGGGCACCGGCCTGGGCGGAGGCATAACGGGTGCCGCAACAACGGTTTGCGGGCTGTCTTCAACGCTGGCAGCTATGGGCGGAGGGACAGCGGGAACAAAAATCGGAGCAAAAATATTCACGGTAAGATGGTCAGGTGCTCCCTGCTCATTTTCCGATGTCCCCAAAACGTCGGATGCGATGGGGGTGACGTCGGTTACCGGGGAAACAACGGCGCTGCGTTCTATGCCGACCCTGGTCTGACGCGGCCAGTTGATATATGTGTAAACAAGCGCCAGAGCCAGTACCCCCAGGAGTGCGAGCAGTGTTTTTCCAGAGTTACTCATGACGACACCGTTTTAAAATAGGCGACCAGGCGGATACGCAATTCCACAGAATCCCGTCCCGGTTGCCTGGCGGCAAGTTGCACCTCTTCTACGACAACGAGTTGCGTCCAGTTTTCAAGAGCCTCCAAGAAGGTCTTTATCTGGCGGTATTGACCGGTCACGGAAAAATCGAGTTC
This DNA window, taken from Syntrophotalea carbinolica DSM 2380, encodes the following:
- the ftsX gene encoding permease-like cell division protein FtsX; protein product: MLQSLGYFIRRVGRNLKQTPVLCSAAIGTVAVALMIMGFFAIVVINVQQVAEQWGREIQVVAYFDRVPDKDKITDWRTMLEGMEEVQQVDFVSRDEAFRRFEQRLGEDADLLDGVGRDFLPASLEVVLNEESRSQIGVETVVERLRQIPELADVSYEPDWLERFDAFVGLLKVAGVVFGGFLLFAALFIVSNTIKLTLYARREEIEIMTLVGGTPLFIKMPFLLEGALQGLFGGLLALFGVWSVFTLVLREGLYGVLMVAGADGILFLSAYQQGAIAICGLVLGFTGSVLSLRKFVRI
- the ftsE gene encoding cell division ATP-binding protein FtsE; the protein is MIQLYNVCMSYQKDATALTDFSLKIPKGDFLYLTGPSGAGKSTLLKLLYGAEKPTRGQILVNGMNITRMRSWRIPMLRRKLGIVFQDFKLISTRTLFENVAFPLEVQGKKRYEISNKVYQALKHVGLQGKLHRFPLQLSGGEQQRAAIARALVTDPLILIADEPTGNLDDDVACEIMELFKGANARGTTVLLATHDREIIRRYPRRIVSLDKGRLVDDQMP
- a CDS encoding type IV pilin protein; amino-acid sequence: MAPKCAKGWGGSAGFTLIELMIVMTIVAILASISLPHYQRNLIRARESVLSENLYQMRKAIDAFYADQRKYPDTLEALVDKRYLRSIPKDPFTRSAETWYTIPPEVLDPVVGDTGAVFDVHSGSDLVGLNGVPYRDW
- a CDS encoding type II secretion system protein; protein product: MGNNKNRLLSYAHGFTLIEVVVTVAILGILVTAVLPLAEVTVKRTREMELRRALRVMRMAIDQYKEDYDQAVKDNHIIAEADQTGYPASLDVLVEGKDWKGLYDFPRKYLRKLPRDPFDEGLGWGLRGYRDAPDSSTWDGKDVYDIYSQSEQTALDGTIYSSW
- a CDS encoding secretin N-terminal domain-containing protein, encoding MANPMNKAIKQSGLLLVLILVLAGCAGKQAFNAGDRFFQQGKYDLAMEQYAAAVAAEPERHEYRLKWLKARNRSALQHYERGNQLAAENEISLAAAEYRQAVTLDGNLAVAVQRLRELQARVEAQQLVAEAEEFYEKGKYGQAKANLRKALHLMPSDPGAQDLLRQVELASQTIMDGYELALSSREPLSLQFAEMDLHQAFAVLSQLSGIHFILDEDINPRPVSLLLKKASFAQVLDLLLKLNGLGKRVLNSQTILVYPRTKEKEKQYEDRIIQVFYLSHIEAKKAVNLLRTILQTRKIYVHDELNAIVMRDKPEVIELARQILEASDRNDSEVVFDLELVEVSHRDLLDIGPKLSSYSISAGMGRTILDTDGNVVTNLVSDTLAAGGTTDTLVRSFSRLESFYTLPTATFDFAKTLIDSEILANPKIRVKNREKAKVHIGTKEPIVTTNISTTTGDVTSTNVQYIDVGVKLDVEPNIQLDDTIVTKLTLEVSSILEKEEIAGGGSALRISTTNAGSSLILKDGERTIIGGLIRNDLSDTRDTLPFIGSIPIIGHLFTGRSKEKNKSEILLSITPHIVRSVDMPRPDVATIWSGGEDDLAPGARFARFTDEDPAETSEPSKTEAGPKDSTRPHEFQLSGPETVAPERSFALQVSAMGIRSLLSARFALRYPSALVQPVGVVPGALMGTQGQESHATMSASDGFEEVVIDVQREVGKSGVSGEGPVAIVEFKTIGEGSLVFSLDDCTVNTGQGLSDACTATPLTIEME